Proteins from a single region of Parus major isolate Abel unplaced genomic scaffold, Parus_major1.1 Scaffold416, whole genome shotgun sequence:
- the LOC107199040 gene encoding growth/differentiation factor 3 has protein sequence MWLLRSLAWALLSPVLASGLSWQESSLLKSLGLSAKPSPKRPVPVPPVLWRIFQRRKELPRPHQELDSCRVEEFHVPGNIVRVFADQGRFLPEEQPQGWLCLRKLLFFNLSVLEEGERLTMAQLELRFQHNSYHSPRPGQVLELRLYPANPRGQPQPGRSPLVERSFVQLHKSLLFKLSAALKDGKMPGRNLTLVLEISASSGASGSPRSLCAGSDALEAASLLVVTLGRQCRAPRSRRSPASPPVTPSPLCKPRRLYISFSDVGWENWIIAPQGYLANYCRGDCPFPLAAELNSTNHAVLQTMVHSLDPQGTPQPCCVPVRLSPISILYYDNSDNVVLRHYEDMVVDECGCR, from the exons ATGTGGCTGCTCCGGAGCCTCGCCTGGGCTCTCCTGAGCCCCGTCCTGGCCAGCgggctgagctggcaggaaaGTTCCTTGTTAAAATCGCTGGGTCTGAGCGCCAAGCCCAGCCCCAAAAggccggtgccggtgccgccCGTGCTCTGGAGGATCTtccagaggaggaaggagctgcccCGGCCGCACCAAGAGCTGGATTCCTGCAGGGTGGAGGAGTTCCATGTCCCCGGGAACATCGTGCGTGTCTTCGCTGACCAAG GCCGTTTCCTCCCcgaggagcagccccaggggtgGCTGTGTCTGCGGAAGCTCCTGTTCTTCAACCTCTCCGTGCTGGAGGAGGGCGAGCGTTTGACCATGGCCCAGCTGGAGCTCCGCTTCCAGCACAATTCCTACCACTCCCCCCGGCCGGGGCAGGTTTTGGAGCTCCGGCTGTACCCGGCGAACCCCcgggggcagccccagcccggccGGAGCCCGCTGGTGGAGCGCTCCTTTGTGCAGCTGCACAAATCCCTCCTCTTCAAGCTGAGCGCGGCGCTGAAGGACGGGAAGATGCCGGGCAGGAATTTGACCTTGGTGCTGGAGATCTCGGCGAGCTCCGGGGCCAGCGGGAGCCCGCGGAGCCTCTGCGCCGGCAGCGACGCCTTGGAGGCCGCCTCGCTGCTGGTGGTGACGCTGGGCCGGCAGTGCCGGGCCCCCCGCAGCAGGAGGAGCCCCGCGAGCCCCCCGGTGACCCCCAGCCCCCTGTGCAAGCCCCGCCGGCTCTACATCAGCTTCAGCGACGTGGGCTGGGAGAACTGGATCATCGCCCCCCAGGGCTACCTGGCCAACTACTGCCGCGGGGACTGTCCCTTCCCGCTGGCGGCGGAGCTCAACAGCACCAACCACGCGGTGCTGCAGACCATGGTGCACTCGCTGGACCCGCAGGGaaccccccagccctgctgcgTCCCCGTCAGGCTCTCCCCCATCTCCATCCTCTACTACGACAACAGCGACAACGTGGTGCTGCGGCACTACGAGGACATGGTGGTGGACGAGTGTGGCTGCAGGTAG